In the Cytophagia bacterium CHB2 genome, ATCCCTATCGCGATCACCCCAACATGTTTTTGTCGAAGATTCCACAAGCCTACATGATTTGCAAGGCCGTGGCCAGCCCCGCGTGCAAGATTCTCTTTGATATTTATCATCAACAAATCACCGAGGGCAATTTGATTCCGAATATGGATCTGGCGTGGGATGAAATTGCCTACTTCCAAATCGGCGACAATCCCGGGCGCAAAGAACCGACCACCGGTGAGATCAACTATCGCAACGTGTTCAAGCATATTCATGAAAAAGGCTTCACAGGCGTGCTGGGTATGGAGCATGGCAATTCGAGGCCGGGCAAGGAAGGCGAATTGGCGGTGATTGAAGCTTACAAAACGTGTGATGATTTTCTGAAAGCGTGAGCGTCGACGTTCTTGTGAAGAATTAGGGCTTGCATCATGACTCATCTATGTTTAATTTGAGCGCGCCTGATGAGATGGGGCAATATTCTGAGATCACACACTTTTGATGGGTCAAGCTCATGAAGAACGATATTCTGAGTTTTCTCGACGGCAAAATCACGATAAACCCGGAGATTTGCAACGGCAAGCCGACGATCAGAGGAACCCGGATCACGGTTCAGACGATCCTGGAGTTTCTCAGCGCGGGAGATAGCCACGAGGAAATTCTGCGTCAATATCCTTCATTGACTTCCGAAGATATCAAAGCCTGCTTGGCCTTTGCAACAATGCTGATGAGCCACAATTACGTCGTTAAAATGACGGCCTGATATGGCGAAATACCTCATCGATGCTCACCTGCCATATTATTTCTCATTATGGTCAGGCAAGGACTATGCGCATGTTCTCGATCTCGGTGAAAAGTGGACCGACAAGGAAATATGGGAATATGCGCGCGCCAACAACCTGACCATAGTAACCAAAGACGCGGACTTTTCCGATCGCGCTCTTCTTGCCCACCCCCCACCACGCGTCATCCATCTGAAATTCGGAAACATGAAAATGAATGAGTTTTACCAAACGATTGCCAAAATGTGGAAGGATATCTGCCAATTAAGTGAGGAATACAAACTCATTCATGTTTTTCGAGACCGAGTTGAATGTATTGATTGAGTGCTGGCAACAATTGCAAATTGTGAATTGCTAATTGTAAACTTGAGGAGATGCAATGTCGCTTCAACGCAAACTGCGCTACGGCATGGTCGGCGGCGGGCCGGGCGCCTTCATCGGCGCGGTGCATCGTAAAGCCGCAGCGCTCGATGGTGAAATGGAGTTGGTTGCCGGCGCATTTTCAGCCTCGCCGGAGAAATCGCGCCAGCAAGGCGCGGAACTTTTCTTGGATCCCAATCGCGTTTACGGCTCTTTTCAGGAAATGGCAGAGAAAGAAAGCCATCTGCCCGAAGGCGACCGCATTGATTTCGTATCGATTGTCACGCCCAATCACAATCATTTCGAAATTGCCAGAACCTTCATCACCGCCGGATTTCACGTGGTTTGCGACAAGCCCATGACCACGACCCTGGCCGACGCCGAGGAGTTATGCCGCTTGGTCAAAAAACATAACGTCATCTTTGCGCTTACGCACAATTACACCGGCTATCCCATGGTCAAGCAAGCGCGCACGCTGGTACAACAAGGCGCGCTGGGAACCATTCGCAAAATCGTTGTCGAGTATCCGCAAGGCTGGCTCTCGACTTTTCTTGAAAACGAGGGCGCAAAACAAGCGGTGTGGCGCACGGATCCTGCGCAAGCCGGCGTGGCCGGCTGCTTTGGCGACATCGGCTCGCATGCGGAAAATCTTGCGCATTACATCACCGGATTGGAGATCGAAGAAATCTGCGCGGATTTGACCACGTTCGTGCCCGGCCGTAAACTTGACGATGACGCCAACACTCTGGTGCATTACGAAGGCGG is a window encoding:
- a CDS encoding DUF433 domain-containing protein produces the protein MSFLDGKITINPEICNGKPTIRGTRITVQTILEFLSAGDSHEEILRQYPSLTSEDIKACLAFATMLMSHNYVVKMTA
- a CDS encoding Gfo/Idh/MocA family oxidoreductase codes for the protein MSLQRKLRYGMVGGGPGAFIGAVHRKAAALDGEMELVAGAFSASPEKSRQQGAELFLDPNRVYGSFQEMAEKESHLPEGDRIDFVSIVTPNHNHFEIARTFITAGFHVVCDKPMTTTLADAEELCRLVKKHNVIFALTHNYTGYPMVKQARTLVQQGALGTIRKIVVEYPQGWLSTFLENEGAKQAVWRTDPAQAGVAGCFGDIGSHAENLAHYITGLEIEEICADLTTFVPGRKLDDDANTLVHYEGGARGIMYASQISIGEENGLRIRVYGTQAALEWRQEDPNYLHVRFGDKPEQIYKHGNSYLAPIAVHNSRLPFGHPEAFIEAFANIYRNAGRTIAAKIAGEKPGEFDTDFPTVQDGARGVHFIHAVVKSSKQRGWLKARYTQTE